Proteins from a genomic interval of Scatophagus argus isolate fScaArg1 chromosome 6, fScaArg1.pri, whole genome shotgun sequence:
- the aasdh gene encoding beta-alanine-activating enzyme isoform X2, whose amino-acid sequence MKHISVEVCVVLPRLRLTLIRFKPLPEPEGLLEETGAQTAGGAGLHQEAGHIALAYVLHTSGTTGLPKIVRVPHKCILPNILHLRSLFQMRADDVVFLASPLTFDPSVVDIFLALSSGAQLLIVPTVIKKMPSRLSQLLFTDHKTTVLQVTPTLLVSFGHQILKREVLSSGSSVRVLALGGEACPSPALLSSWRHKENKTHIYNIYGITEVSCWACSYKIPESLLQCSDLSFVPLGSPLMDTVVEVRDEHGCIVAEGEGQVFIGGENRVCLLDNEETVIPGTMRASGDWVNVKDAQLCYLGRKDRLIKRHGKRVNLDSLQQLISSLPRVGACAVGLHEGFRLLAFVVVSTSGEAEAACPIASVQEHVEQRPLGELRENLPSSVKHHQAETGGADGDLNRLILSQLSLLLPSYSVPDALVLVPALCLTPHGKVDIEALMKIYQRQRQCLRSDSSRGDVTKLKQTLQSLWQEILGLPTGTTTDEKSNFLLSGGDSLKALHLCEDITTAVGVTSPDLLEVILDGTFSDILHHVARLTLMPPHENSPSSLSEAKKRHTDAPSVVAAAKRERKDSRRAAEETQAVKVIRRAGEVIEMKIKDPETNESLQADTLGDKDSSKKPRGDALGLSLSWSSDTGRCVDASPVFLLQDRTGQRSDEGKTTVFIGSHSHRIQALDLITGSLLWERVLGDRIEASAAVSHCGTLVVVGCYDGCVYFLCAVSGKTRWTFETGDAVKSSPALDPLTGLVVVGSHDGHVYALNPKLQQCVWRRHCGGGAVFSSPYLHTSLRQLYAASLGGHLLCLNPDSGEVLWAYCRDIPFFSSPNGSSGHVMIGSVDGNICCFSNRGKLVWQFLTKGPVFSSPCVTPDQQRVLCGSHDGCLYCLNCADGSLVWTFRTTGKVFSSPCVFDGSVVGRRGILVALASTDGTVWILDGQDGQMLASFHLPGELFSSPVVWGQFLVIGCRNDYVYCLNLTAKEET is encoded by the exons ATGAAACACATATCGGTGGAGGTCTGTGTGGTGCTGCCCAGGTTAAGACTAACCCTGATACGATTCAAGCCACTGCCAGAGCCCGAAGGACTACTAGAAGAAACCGGAGCTCAGACAGCAGGTGGTGCTGGTCTCCATCAGGAGGCTGGCCACATAGCCTTGGCATATGTGTTGCACACATCAGGAACAACTGGCCTTCCAAAGATAGTGAGGGTGCCACATAAGTGTATACTCCCTAATATACTACACCTGAG ATCTTTGTTTCAGATGAGAGCAGATGACGTGGTTTTCCTCGCCTCACCCTTAACCTTTGACCCCTCTGTGGTGGATATCTTCCTGGCCTTATCGTCTGGAGCTCAGCTCCTCATTGTCCCCACTGTGATCAAGAAAATGCCCAGCAGACTGTCTCAGCTGCTCTTCACTGATCACAAGACGACTGTCCTACAG GTCACGCCGACTCTGCTGGTCAGTTTTGGACACCAAATCTTAAAGCGGGAAGTGTTATCATCTGGCTCGTCCGTGCGGGTGTTGGCTCTGGGCGGAGAGGCCTGCCCCTCACCAGCTCTGTTGAGCAGCTGGAGgcacaaggaaaacaaaacccacatttACAATATCTACGGTATAACTGAAGTGTCCTGCTGGGCCTGCTCTTACAAAATACCAGAGTCTCTTCTGCAGTGCAGTGATCT CTCCTTTGTGCCTCTTGGGAGTCCTCTGATGGATACAGTGGTGGAAGTAAGAGACGAACATGGGTGCATTGTTGCAGAGGGTGAAGGACAGGTGTTCATAG GTGGAGAGAACAGGGTTTGTCTCCTGGACAATGAAGAGACTGTCATCCCAGGGACAATGAGAGCCAGTGGAGACTGGGTTAATGTTAAAGACGCACAGCTGTGCTACCTCGGACGGAAAGACCGGCTGATTAAACGCCACGGAAAACGGGTGAACTTGGACAGCTTGCAACAA ctcATATCGAGTCTGCCTCGGGTGGGGGCCTGTGCCGTGGGTTTGCATGAAGGCTTTCGACTGCTTGCCTTTGTCGTGGTGTCCACATCTGGAGAGGCAGAAGCAGCTTGTCCTATTGCATCTGTGCAGGAGCATGTTGAACAAAGACCCTTGGGTGAGCTTCGGGAAAACCTCCCTTCTTCCGTGAAGCACCACCAGGCTGAGACAGGCGGTGCAGATGGAGACCTGAACAGACTCATCCTGAGCCagctgtctctgctgctgccgtCTTACAGCGTTCCTGACGCACTGGTGCTGGTCCCAGCATTATGTCTGACTCCTCACG GTAAAGTAGACATAGAGGCTCTCATGAAAATATAccaaagacagagacagtgttTGCGGTCTGATTCTTCGCGGGGAGACGTGACCAAACTAAAGCAAACTCTTCAGTCCTTGTGGCAG GAAATTTTAGGCCTTCCCACAGGCACGACCACTGATGAAAAATCCAACTTCCTGTTGAGTGGAGGAGATTCTCTGAAGGCGCTGCACCTTTGTGAAGACATCACCACTGCTGTGGGAGTGACCTCACCAGACCTTTTGGAGGTTATACTTGATGGGACCTTCTCTGACATATTGCACCATGTTGCAAGACTAACACTGATGCCGCCGCATGAGAACAGTCCGTCATCGCTGTCAGAGGCCAAGAAACGTCACACTGATGCTCCCTCTGTGGTGGCAGCAGCAAAGAGAGAACGCAAAGACTccaggagagcagcagaggagacgCAAGCTGTTAAAGTTATAAGACGAGCAGGTGAGGTGATTGAGATGAAAATTAAAGATCCAGAGACCAATGAAAGCCTCCAGGCTGATACACTTGGAGATAAGGATTCTAGTAAGAAACCCAGAGGCGATGCTCTGGGCCTCAGTCTGAGCTGGTCCTCAGACACAGGCAGATGTGTGGACGCCTCTCCGGTGTTTCTACTACAAGACAggacaggtcagaggtcagacgAGGGTAAAACAACAGTGTTCATAGGCTCCCACTCTCACAGGATCCAGGCTTTAGACCTGATCACTGGGAGCCTTCTGTGGGAACGGGTTCTTGGGGACAGAATCGAAGCCTCGGCTGCAGTGTCTCACTGCGGGACCCTCGTGGTTGTAG GTTGCTACGATggctgtgtgtattttttgtgtgctGTGTCTGGAAAGACACGGTGGACGTTTGAGACGGGGGATGCGGTGAAGAGCTCTCCTGCTTTGGATCCCCTCACAGGTCTGGTGGTAGTGGGCTCACATGATGGGCACGTTTACGCCCTGAATCCAAAG CTTCAGCAGTGTGTTTGGAGGCGTCACTGTGGGGGTGGAGCTGTGTTTTCCTCCCCTTACCTCCATACCTCACTCAGGCAGCTGTATGCGGCTTCACTGGGAGGTCACCTCCTCTGTCTCAACCCC GACAGTGGAGAGGTCCTGTGGGCGTACTGTAGAGACATCCCGTTCTTTTCATCGCCAAACGGCTCCTCTGGTCATGTGATGATCGGTTCGGTGGATGGAAATATCTGCTGCTTCAGTAACAGAGGGAAACTG GTTTGGCAGTTTTTAACAAAAGGAcctgtcttctcctctccgTGTGTCACACCAGACCAGCAGAGGGTCCTGTGTGGATCACACGATGGTTGCCTGTACTGTCTGAACTGCGCAGACGGCTCTTTAGTTTGGACTTTCCGGACCACAGGGAAGGTGTTCTCCAGtccatgtgtgtttgatggCTCTGTTGTGGGCAGAAGGGGGATTCTGGTGGCACTGGCCTCTACAGATGGCACAGTATGGATCCTGGATGGGCAAGATGGCCAAATGTTGGCTTCATTCCATCTACCTGGGGAGCTGTTTTCATCCCCTGTGGTGTGGGGACAGTTTCTTGTAATCGGGTGCCGCAATGACTATGTGTATTGTTTAAATCTGACTGCCAAAGAAGAAACTTAG
- the si:dkeyp-117h8.4 gene encoding uncharacterized protein si:dkeyp-117h8.4 — protein MDLHLKNHLYLNSLNYKRSLDRIIDKYSKLQYQDGGIEVDLNDTNSQTIERYMKLSKTELNSLESKSLTDLRDESLRAQDITRDSQLDFTHQDGGAAETCVSSVSSTQFSVEDDGMDRSDTTQRTASSLNESHRNLSETELQPEDQDEELEMSLRSHGSSLAELYPSMISRIERVWHRQHVSEAAVSVLRRYRRWRQQPNRSYLNNTFTVTLRHNNPKKMINKMLLKESSSNSPVKIQVRGTDATPRSPLQTVANLQGWQAQSPVRVKGSMRREHNQPILVMDLSGSSEISKLREISLNETFNVSQLGDKPSTSAVSPSRPLYPTVKASLDLSLWSKRPSLTADSPQTDGCSMYASHTTAITERPDIYSSPLRQSPLKARMMTSLSRSPHTFSRSPRAHSVESFSREPKRSRSMSTSLSSPPQKPSVAQRMLYPQDSHHSSQSQLRSPQSATAAGRHRLRRHLSFDSSVPSTRIFYSPKELDEGFIKLYHKFVCQSKSSFFNRLPCRFCARSSEASRSHSSSALAALALSPHRSVLRKRLREISWGSHRQSKRSRDEYCTSSPGSKRHSNEMLRRRLSPSEYEQSHCGISFSPSKNSMFQRFSTQQRSGDTQTWMSPVRNTSASELSGLGGSFESKMASGYSPRKWW, from the exons ATGGACTTGCATTTGAAAAATCATCTATATTTAAATAGCCTTAACTACAAAAGGTCACTGGATCGAATCATAGACAAG TATTCAAAGCTTCAGTACCAAGACGGGGGGATAGAGGTGGACCTCAATGATACAAATTCCCAGA CAATTGAACGCTACATGAAGCTGTCAAAAACGGAGCTGAACAGTCTGGAATCGAAG AGCCTGACAGATCTGAGAGACGAGTCACTGAGAG CCCAGGACATTACAAGAGACTCTCAG CTGGACTTCACACATCAAGATGGTGGAGCTGCTGAGACTTGTGTTTCTAGTGTTTCTTCTACCCAATTTTCTGTGGAGGATGATG GGATGGATAGGAGTGATACGACTCAGCGGACCGCGAGCTCGTTGAATGAGAGTCACAGAAACCTTTCTGAGACAGAGCTGCAGCCGGAGGATCAAGATGAGGAACTGGAGATGTCTCTGAGAAGTCATGGCAGTTCTTTGGCCGAGCTCTATCCCAGCATGATCAGTCGAATAGAGAGAGTCTGGCATCGGCAGCATGTCTCTGAGGCTGCCGTGTCTGTGCTGAGGAGGTACCGCAGATGGAGACAGCAGCCAAACAGAAGCTATCTCAACAACACTTTCACTGTAACACTGAGACACAACAACCCAAAAAAGATGATCAACAAGATGTTGCTCAAGGAGAGTTCATCAAACAGCCCTGTGAAAATCCAGGTCAGGGGAACCGATGCTACTCCTCGATCTCCCTTGCAGACGGTTGCCAATCTACAGGGTTGGCAAGCACAGTCTCCTGTTAGGGTGAAAGGCTCAATGAGAAGAGAGCACAACCAGCCTATCCTCGTCATGGACCTCTCTGGTTCCTCGGAAATCTCTAAACTAAGAGAGATCTCCCTGAACGAGACCTTCAATGTGTCCCAGCTGGGAGATAAGCCCTCCACTTCTGCTGTCAGTCCCTCACGACCTTTGTATCCCACTGTGAAAGCATCCTTGGACCTGTCCCTCTGGTCTAAGAGGCCGTCTCTCACTGCAGACTCACCACAGACTGATGGGTGCTCCATGTATGCATCACACACCACCGCTATTACAGAGAGGCCAGACATCTACAGTTCCCCACTCAGACAGAGTCCCTTAAAAGCAAGGATGATGACCAGCCTCAGTAGATCACCTCATACCTTTTCCCGAAGCCCCAGAGCACATTCTGTGGAAAGCTTTTCCAGAGAGCCTAAGAGATCCAGATCAATGTCCAcgtccctctcctcccctccacaAAAGCcatctgtggcacagaggatGCTTTACCCTCAAGACTCCCATCATTCATCCCAGTCACAGCTGCGTTCACCTCAgtcagccacagcagcaggtcGTCACAGGCTCCGGCGGCACCTTTCCTTCGACTCCTCCGTGCCATCTACTCGCATCTTTTACTCCCCAAAGGAGCTTGATGAGGGTTTTATAAAACTTTACCACAAATTTGTCTGCCAGAGCAAATCGTCTTTCTTTAATAGGCTTCCGTGCCGTTTCTGTGCTAGAAGCTCAGAGGCCAGCAGAAGCCACTCCTCCTCAGCTCTGGCTGCCCTCGCCTTGTCACCACACCGCTCCGTCTTGAGGAAACGCCTCAGGGAGATAAGCTGGGGCAGCCACCGCCAGTCCAAACGCTCCAGGGATGAGTACTGCACATCCTCGCCAGGATCCAAGCGCCATAGTAACGAAATGCTGAGGCGCCGTCTCTCTCCATCTGAATATGAGCAGTCCCATTGTGGCATCTCCTTCAGCCCAAGTAAAAACAGCATGTTTCAAAGATTCAGCACCCAGCAGCGCTCAGGAGACACGCAAACTTGGATGAGTCCGGTTCGCAACACATCTGCATCTGAGCTTTCTGGCCTGG GAGGTTCATTTGAGAGCAAAATGGCCAGTGGATATTCCCCAAG AAAATGGTGGTGA
- the aasdh gene encoding beta-alanine-activating enzyme isoform X1: MAARTLQELVSAAASVHSDREAVIYDSGSVSGSPVSLLYRELIELSDELSHILRKNCSPNNGVIGLCCCDDLFIPVWILGILQSPAAYVPLDPEAPGLLSARVMNRCGLKYCAVKTDILQRFQAALMKHISVEVCVVLPRLRLTLIRFKPLPEPEGLLEETGAQTAGGAGLHQEAGHIALAYVLHTSGTTGLPKIVRVPHKCILPNILHLRSLFQMRADDVVFLASPLTFDPSVVDIFLALSSGAQLLIVPTVIKKMPSRLSQLLFTDHKTTVLQVTPTLLVSFGHQILKREVLSSGSSVRVLALGGEACPSPALLSSWRHKENKTHIYNIYGITEVSCWACSYKIPESLLQCSDLSFVPLGSPLMDTVVEVRDEHGCIVAEGEGQVFIGGENRVCLLDNEETVIPGTMRASGDWVNVKDAQLCYLGRKDRLIKRHGKRVNLDSLQQLISSLPRVGACAVGLHEGFRLLAFVVVSTSGEAEAACPIASVQEHVEQRPLGELRENLPSSVKHHQAETGGADGDLNRLILSQLSLLLPSYSVPDALVLVPALCLTPHGKVDIEALMKIYQRQRQCLRSDSSRGDVTKLKQTLQSLWQEILGLPTGTTTDEKSNFLLSGGDSLKALHLCEDITTAVGVTSPDLLEVILDGTFSDILHHVARLTLMPPHENSPSSLSEAKKRHTDAPSVVAAAKRERKDSRRAAEETQAVKVIRRAGEVIEMKIKDPETNESLQADTLGDKDSSKKPRGDALGLSLSWSSDTGRCVDASPVFLLQDRTGQRSDEGKTTVFIGSHSHRIQALDLITGSLLWERVLGDRIEASAAVSHCGTLVVVGCYDGCVYFLCAVSGKTRWTFETGDAVKSSPALDPLTGLVVVGSHDGHVYALNPKLQQCVWRRHCGGGAVFSSPYLHTSLRQLYAASLGGHLLCLNPDSGEVLWAYCRDIPFFSSPNGSSGHVMIGSVDGNICCFSNRGKLVWQFLTKGPVFSSPCVTPDQQRVLCGSHDGCLYCLNCADGSLVWTFRTTGKVFSSPCVFDGSVVGRRGILVALASTDGTVWILDGQDGQMLASFHLPGELFSSPVVWGQFLVIGCRNDYVYCLNLTAKEET; the protein is encoded by the exons ATGGCTGCGCGTACACTGCAGGAGCTTGTATCCGCCGCTGCCTCTGTGCACTCTGACAGAGAAGCTGTGATATATGACAGCGGGTCAGTATCGGGGAGCCCGGTGTCTTTGTTGTACCGAGAACTGATTGAACTCTCCGATGAGCTGTCTCACATCCTGCGAAAGAACTGCTCCCCTAATAACGGCGTGATTGGCCTGTGTTGCTGCGATGATTTATTCATACCTGTCTGGATTCTGGG TATCCTGCAGTCACCTGCTGCTTATGTCCCACTGGACCCAGAAGCTCCGGGACTCCTCTCTGCCAGGGTCATGAACCGGTGTGGGCTCAAGTACTGTGCTGTGAAGACTGACATCCTGCAG CGATTTCAGGCAGCTCTAATGAAACACATATCGGTGGAGGTCTGTGTGGTGCTGCCCAGGTTAAGACTAACCCTGATACGATTCAAGCCACTGCCAGAGCCCGAAGGACTACTAGAAGAAACCGGAGCTCAGACAGCAGGTGGTGCTGGTCTCCATCAGGAGGCTGGCCACATAGCCTTGGCATATGTGTTGCACACATCAGGAACAACTGGCCTTCCAAAGATAGTGAGGGTGCCACATAAGTGTATACTCCCTAATATACTACACCTGAG ATCTTTGTTTCAGATGAGAGCAGATGACGTGGTTTTCCTCGCCTCACCCTTAACCTTTGACCCCTCTGTGGTGGATATCTTCCTGGCCTTATCGTCTGGAGCTCAGCTCCTCATTGTCCCCACTGTGATCAAGAAAATGCCCAGCAGACTGTCTCAGCTGCTCTTCACTGATCACAAGACGACTGTCCTACAG GTCACGCCGACTCTGCTGGTCAGTTTTGGACACCAAATCTTAAAGCGGGAAGTGTTATCATCTGGCTCGTCCGTGCGGGTGTTGGCTCTGGGCGGAGAGGCCTGCCCCTCACCAGCTCTGTTGAGCAGCTGGAGgcacaaggaaaacaaaacccacatttACAATATCTACGGTATAACTGAAGTGTCCTGCTGGGCCTGCTCTTACAAAATACCAGAGTCTCTTCTGCAGTGCAGTGATCT CTCCTTTGTGCCTCTTGGGAGTCCTCTGATGGATACAGTGGTGGAAGTAAGAGACGAACATGGGTGCATTGTTGCAGAGGGTGAAGGACAGGTGTTCATAG GTGGAGAGAACAGGGTTTGTCTCCTGGACAATGAAGAGACTGTCATCCCAGGGACAATGAGAGCCAGTGGAGACTGGGTTAATGTTAAAGACGCACAGCTGTGCTACCTCGGACGGAAAGACCGGCTGATTAAACGCCACGGAAAACGGGTGAACTTGGACAGCTTGCAACAA ctcATATCGAGTCTGCCTCGGGTGGGGGCCTGTGCCGTGGGTTTGCATGAAGGCTTTCGACTGCTTGCCTTTGTCGTGGTGTCCACATCTGGAGAGGCAGAAGCAGCTTGTCCTATTGCATCTGTGCAGGAGCATGTTGAACAAAGACCCTTGGGTGAGCTTCGGGAAAACCTCCCTTCTTCCGTGAAGCACCACCAGGCTGAGACAGGCGGTGCAGATGGAGACCTGAACAGACTCATCCTGAGCCagctgtctctgctgctgccgtCTTACAGCGTTCCTGACGCACTGGTGCTGGTCCCAGCATTATGTCTGACTCCTCACG GTAAAGTAGACATAGAGGCTCTCATGAAAATATAccaaagacagagacagtgttTGCGGTCTGATTCTTCGCGGGGAGACGTGACCAAACTAAAGCAAACTCTTCAGTCCTTGTGGCAG GAAATTTTAGGCCTTCCCACAGGCACGACCACTGATGAAAAATCCAACTTCCTGTTGAGTGGAGGAGATTCTCTGAAGGCGCTGCACCTTTGTGAAGACATCACCACTGCTGTGGGAGTGACCTCACCAGACCTTTTGGAGGTTATACTTGATGGGACCTTCTCTGACATATTGCACCATGTTGCAAGACTAACACTGATGCCGCCGCATGAGAACAGTCCGTCATCGCTGTCAGAGGCCAAGAAACGTCACACTGATGCTCCCTCTGTGGTGGCAGCAGCAAAGAGAGAACGCAAAGACTccaggagagcagcagaggagacgCAAGCTGTTAAAGTTATAAGACGAGCAGGTGAGGTGATTGAGATGAAAATTAAAGATCCAGAGACCAATGAAAGCCTCCAGGCTGATACACTTGGAGATAAGGATTCTAGTAAGAAACCCAGAGGCGATGCTCTGGGCCTCAGTCTGAGCTGGTCCTCAGACACAGGCAGATGTGTGGACGCCTCTCCGGTGTTTCTACTACAAGACAggacaggtcagaggtcagacgAGGGTAAAACAACAGTGTTCATAGGCTCCCACTCTCACAGGATCCAGGCTTTAGACCTGATCACTGGGAGCCTTCTGTGGGAACGGGTTCTTGGGGACAGAATCGAAGCCTCGGCTGCAGTGTCTCACTGCGGGACCCTCGTGGTTGTAG GTTGCTACGATggctgtgtgtattttttgtgtgctGTGTCTGGAAAGACACGGTGGACGTTTGAGACGGGGGATGCGGTGAAGAGCTCTCCTGCTTTGGATCCCCTCACAGGTCTGGTGGTAGTGGGCTCACATGATGGGCACGTTTACGCCCTGAATCCAAAG CTTCAGCAGTGTGTTTGGAGGCGTCACTGTGGGGGTGGAGCTGTGTTTTCCTCCCCTTACCTCCATACCTCACTCAGGCAGCTGTATGCGGCTTCACTGGGAGGTCACCTCCTCTGTCTCAACCCC GACAGTGGAGAGGTCCTGTGGGCGTACTGTAGAGACATCCCGTTCTTTTCATCGCCAAACGGCTCCTCTGGTCATGTGATGATCGGTTCGGTGGATGGAAATATCTGCTGCTTCAGTAACAGAGGGAAACTG GTTTGGCAGTTTTTAACAAAAGGAcctgtcttctcctctccgTGTGTCACACCAGACCAGCAGAGGGTCCTGTGTGGATCACACGATGGTTGCCTGTACTGTCTGAACTGCGCAGACGGCTCTTTAGTTTGGACTTTCCGGACCACAGGGAAGGTGTTCTCCAGtccatgtgtgtttgatggCTCTGTTGTGGGCAGAAGGGGGATTCTGGTGGCACTGGCCTCTACAGATGGCACAGTATGGATCCTGGATGGGCAAGATGGCCAAATGTTGGCTTCATTCCATCTACCTGGGGAGCTGTTTTCATCCCCTGTGGTGTGGGGACAGTTTCTTGTAATCGGGTGCCGCAATGACTATGTGTATTGTTTAAATCTGACTGCCAAAGAAGAAACTTAG
- the ppat gene encoding amidophosphoribosyltransferase translates to MEFEESGIGEECGVFGCVAAGEWPTQLEVAQILTLGLVALQHRGQESAGIVTCNGASSPTYTTHKGMGLVSAAFSPEALQKLRYGNLGICHTRYSTTGISELQNCQPFVVDTLHGRIAVAHNGELVNAHALRKKVMRHGVGLSTSSDSELITQLLALTPPMEELDAPDWVARIKNLMTETPTSYSLLVMFKDVIYAVRDPYGNRPLCIGRLVPISKLHSSGPGEEDTEGWVVSSESCSFQSIGARYYREVLPGEIVQISKHGVKSLSVVPRPEGDLPAFCIFEYVYFARPDSIFEGQMVYTVRQRCGRQLAIEAPTDADVVSTVPESATPAALGYAQQSGLPYIEVLCKNRYVGRTFIQPNTRLRQLGVAKKFGALTDNFAGKRVVLIDDSIVRGNTISPIIKLLKEAGATEVHIRVASPPIRFPCYMGINIPTKEELIANKPEFQDIAGYIGADSVQYLSVEGLVSAVQEGITSLQNDKMINSSNKSNKLVGHCTACLTGKYPVELEW, encoded by the exons ggGTCAGGAAAGTGCTGGGATTGTCACATGCAATGGAGCCAGTTCACCCACATACACAACCCACAAG ggAATGGGATTAGTGAGCGCTGCATTCTCACCCGAGGCTCTACAGAAGCTGCGCTATGGTAACCTTGGTATTTGTCACACACGCTATTCAACTACTGGGATCTCAGAGCTGCAGAACTGCCAGCCCTTTGTGGTGGATACACTGCATGGCAGGATTGCTGTGGCGCACAATGGAGAGCTGGTTAATGCTCATGCTCTGCGGAAAAAG GTAATGCGCCATGGTGTTGGCCTCTCCACCAGCTCAGACAGCGAGCTCATTACCCAGCTGCTGGCACTGACTCCCCCTATGGAGGAGCTGGATGCACCCGACTGGGTTGCCAG AATTAAAAATCTGATGACTGAGACCCCCACATCGTACTCGCTGTTGGTGATGTTCAAAGATGTTATCTATGCAGTGCGTGACCCTTATGGAAATCGTCCCCTCTGCATTGGCCGGCTTGTTCCCATCTCCAAACTCCATAGTTCAG GTCCTGGAGAGGAGGACACTGAGGGATGGGTTGTGTCATCAGAGTCCTGCAGCTTCCAGTCCATCGGTGCCAG GTATTACAGAGAAGTGTTACCAGGAGAGATAGTCCAGATATCCAAGCATGGAGTCAAGTCTCTGAGTGTTGTCCCCCGTCCTGAAGGAGACCTCCCTGCCTTCTGCATATTTGAATATGTTTACTTTGCCAGACCAGACTCTATTTTTGAAG GGCAGATGGTCTATACTGTCAGGCAGCGCTGTGGGCGGCAGTTAGCCATTGAGGCTCCAACAGACGCAGACGTGGTCAGCACTGTGCCAGAGTCTGCAACCCCTGCTGCGCTGGGATACGCTCAGCAG tctgGGCTGCCGTACATCGAGGTCCTGTGTAAGAACCGCTACGTTGGGAGAACATTTATTCAACCAAATACCCGCTTGAGGCAGTTGGGGGTTGCCAAGAAGTTTGGGGCTTTGACAGACAACTTTGCTGGCAAACGAGTGGTGCTAATTGATGACTCCATTGTTAGAGGCAACACCATCTCCCCCATTATAAAACTGCTCAAGGAAGCTGGTGCAACAGAG GTCCACATAAGGGTCGCCTCTCCGCCAATCAGGTTCCCCTGCTACATGGGCATCAATATTCCAACCAAGGAGGAGCTCATTGCCAATAAGCCAGAGTTTCAGGACATTGCTGGATACATTG GTGCTGACAGCGTTCAGTATCTGTCTGTGGAGGGCCTGGTATCAGCCGTCCAGGAGGGAATCACCTCCCTTCAAAACGACAAGATGATCAACTCCAGCAACAAGTCCAACAAGCTAGTGGGCCACTGCACTGCCTGCCTGACGGGGAAATATCCAGTGGAGCTGGAGTGGTAA